A stretch of Thermomicrobium roseum DSM 5159 DNA encodes these proteins:
- a CDS encoding NDMA-dependent alcohol dehydrogenase, with protein MKTKAAVLHGPTKVFSIEELELDEPKAGEVLVKMVATGICHSDWHFATGDHPARYPIVPGHEGAGIVEQVGPGVTEVQPGDHVLLTFIPPCGKCRWCLTGIPVLCDRGAQATIGAQLDGTFRLRTTDGQEVGQFAMIGCFSQYTVAPVDAIVKIDPDIPLDKACLVSCCVPTGVGAAAKRGEVRAGEVVAVFGLGGVGMNAVQGAALAGASKVIAVDVVDWKLEAAQEFGATHTINAKYDDPVQRILDLTNGVGADKTIVTIGHVEPEHIGIAYRATRKAGRCVVVGLAPIATDSMKVPPADLVLLGKEVVGTLYGHVNPRVDFPYLLQLYRAGRLKLDELVTQTYSLDQINQGYQDLLEGRVIRGVVLFE; from the coding sequence ATGAAGACGAAGGCAGCTGTGCTCCATGGTCCGACCAAGGTGTTTAGCATTGAAGAATTGGAACTGGATGAACCCAAAGCCGGTGAAGTGCTCGTCAAGATGGTCGCTACCGGTATCTGCCACTCCGATTGGCACTTTGCGACCGGCGACCATCCCGCACGCTATCCCATCGTCCCCGGCCACGAAGGCGCCGGAATCGTCGAGCAGGTCGGTCCCGGCGTCACCGAGGTGCAACCTGGCGATCACGTGCTCCTGACCTTCATCCCTCCGTGTGGCAAATGCCGCTGGTGCCTCACTGGTATCCCCGTCCTCTGCGATCGCGGCGCCCAAGCGACCATCGGTGCCCAACTCGACGGCACCTTTCGCCTTCGCACCACGGATGGCCAGGAGGTCGGCCAATTCGCCATGATCGGCTGCTTCAGTCAGTACACGGTTGCACCCGTCGATGCGATCGTCAAGATCGACCCCGATATCCCGCTCGACAAAGCCTGCCTCGTCTCCTGCTGTGTTCCCACCGGTGTTGGCGCCGCTGCGAAGCGTGGCGAGGTCCGTGCCGGTGAAGTCGTCGCCGTGTTCGGCCTCGGCGGCGTCGGCATGAACGCCGTCCAGGGCGCGGCCCTCGCCGGCGCCTCCAAGGTCATCGCCGTCGATGTCGTCGACTGGAAACTCGAAGCCGCCCAGGAGTTCGGCGCAACCCACACCATCAACGCCAAGTACGACGACCCTGTCCAGCGCATCCTCGACCTCACTAACGGCGTCGGCGCCGACAAAACCATCGTCACTATCGGTCACGTCGAACCCGAACACATCGGTATCGCCTACCGCGCTACCCGCAAGGCCGGCCGCTGCGTCGTCGTCGGCCTCGCCCCCATCGCAACCGACTCCATGAAGGTCCCACCCGCCGATCTGGTCCTCCTCGGCAAGGAGGTCGTCGGGACCCTCTACGGCCACGTCAATCCCCGCGTCGACTTCCCCTACCTCCTCCAGCTCTACCGTGCCGGCCGCCTCAAGCTCGACGAACTCGTCACTCAGACCTATTCCCTCGACCAGATCAACCAGGGGTACCAGGACCTCCTGGAAGGCCGCGTCATCCGCGGGGTCGTCCTTTTCGAATGA
- a CDS encoding NDMA-dependent alcohol dehydrogenase, whose translation MKTRAAVLWGPTQHFEIEELELDEPKEGELLIKLAATGLCHSDWYFATGDSPGRYPIVAGHEGAGIVEKIGPGVTDFRPGDHVLLTFIPPCGKCRWCLSGIPVLCDRGANVTIGAQLDGTFRLHTQDGQDVGQFAMIGCFSEWTVAPIDAVVKIDPDIPLDKACLVSCAVPTGAGAAMFRAGVRPGDTVAVIGVGGVGMNAVQGAMLAGAVRVIAVDRVPWKLEKAREFGATHTIDVNREDVVQRIMEITDGVGCDKVLLTLDHVKPEHVGLATQVTRKAGRTVIVGASGRGMDHIAVTPREFMLLAKEIVGTIFGHSNPKVDIPRFFDLYRAGKLKLDELVTKTYSLDQINEGYCDVIEGRVIRGVLLFDH comes from the coding sequence ATGAAGACGCGGGCTGCTGTGCTCTGGGGCCCCACGCAGCACTTCGAGATCGAGGAACTGGAACTCGACGAGCCGAAAGAGGGGGAACTCCTCATCAAGCTCGCCGCCACCGGGCTCTGCCATTCTGACTGGTACTTCGCCACGGGCGATAGCCCCGGCCGCTATCCGATCGTCGCCGGGCACGAGGGTGCGGGCATCGTCGAGAAGATCGGCCCTGGCGTCACTGATTTCCGACCGGGCGATCACGTGCTGCTGACTTTCATCCCTCCATGCGGCAAATGTCGCTGGTGCTTGAGCGGCATCCCCGTGCTCTGTGATCGTGGTGCCAATGTAACTATTGGTGCCCAGCTCGACGGCACTTTCCGCCTTCACACTCAGGACGGCCAGGATGTTGGTCAATTCGCTATGATCGGCTGCTTCAGCGAATGGACGGTCGCGCCCATCGATGCAGTCGTCAAGATCGACCCGGACATTCCACTCGACAAGGCCTGTCTCGTCTCCTGTGCTGTCCCCACTGGTGCCGGTGCTGCGATGTTCCGTGCTGGTGTTCGACCCGGCGACACGGTCGCGGTGATTGGCGTCGGCGGTGTCGGCATGAACGCCGTCCAGGGTGCCATGTTGGCCGGTGCAGTCCGCGTCATCGCAGTCGATCGTGTCCCTTGGAAGCTGGAGAAGGCCCGCGAGTTCGGCGCAACCCATACCATCGATGTCAATCGCGAGGACGTCGTCCAGCGCATCATGGAGATCACCGATGGCGTCGGCTGCGACAAGGTCTTGCTCACGCTTGATCACGTCAAGCCGGAACATGTCGGTCTTGCCACCCAGGTCACCAGAAAGGCCGGACGAACCGTCATCGTCGGCGCCTCTGGCCGAGGGATGGATCACATCGCCGTCACGCCTCGGGAATTCATGCTCCTCGCGAAGGAGATCGTCGGAACGATCTTCGGACATTCCAATCCTAAGGTCGATATCCCTCGCTTTTTCGATCTCTACCGAGCCGGTAAGCTCAAGCTCGACGAACTCGTTACCAAGACCTACTCGCTCGATCAGATCAATGAAGGCTATTGTGATGTCATCGAAGGACGCGTGATTCGCGGTGTGCTCCTTTTCGACCACTGA
- the mftD gene encoding pre-mycofactocin synthase MftD (MftD, an enzyme found in the mycofactocin biosynthesis locus, performs an oxidative deamination of 3-amino-5-[(p-hydroxyphenyl)methyl]-4,4-dimethyl-2-pyrrolidinone (AHDP). The resulting compound, now called pre-mycofactocin (PMFT), is a biologically active redox cofactor that can oxidize the non-exchangeable NADH of TIGR03971 family SDR-type oxidoreductases.): MASTREWFESVAEAQRRARKRLPRSVYDAIIAGSERGVTLADNVAAFSELGLRPRVAAAPAQRELATTVLGFPIPFPVLISPTGVQAVHPDAEVAVARAAASAGTIMILSSFASKPLEEVVAANPLTFFQIYWLGTRDRLRALLERAKAAGVKGIVVTLDWSFATRRDWESPFIPDRLTLRNMIKLAPQALARPAWLWAYLRRGKLPNLTVPNLALPGQRPPTFFEAYFEWMHTPPPTWTDLAWLRKQWDGPFLLKGILHPEDARRAVALGADAISVSNHGGNNLDGAPASIRVLPVIVEAVGGQIEILLDGGIRRGSDVVKALALGARAVLIGRAYLWGLAANGEAGVRNVLELLRSGIDETLLGIGKASVHDLGPDDLVIPPNFSAGLSTTVAHWRCRDPSSHPLPL; the protein is encoded by the coding sequence ATGGCTAGTACACGCGAGTGGTTCGAGTCCGTTGCCGAAGCACAACGCCGCGCCAGGAAGCGACTCCCACGCTCCGTCTACGACGCCATCATCGCCGGGAGCGAACGGGGAGTCACGCTGGCGGACAACGTCGCCGCTTTTTCCGAACTCGGCTTGCGCCCCCGCGTCGCCGCCGCTCCGGCCCAGCGCGAACTGGCTACGACCGTCCTCGGGTTCCCCATCCCCTTTCCGGTCCTCATCTCCCCAACCGGTGTCCAAGCAGTCCACCCGGACGCTGAGGTAGCCGTCGCCCGGGCCGCCGCCAGTGCCGGCACGATCATGATCTTGAGTTCCTTCGCTAGCAAGCCGCTCGAGGAGGTCGTGGCTGCCAATCCCCTCACCTTCTTCCAGATCTACTGGCTCGGTACGCGCGACCGGCTCCGCGCACTCCTCGAGCGCGCCAAAGCTGCCGGCGTCAAAGGGATCGTCGTCACGCTCGACTGGTCGTTCGCGACTCGTCGAGATTGGGAAAGTCCTTTCATTCCCGATCGCCTCACCCTTCGCAACATGATAAAATTGGCACCGCAAGCGCTCGCTCGCCCAGCTTGGCTCTGGGCTTACCTGAGGCGAGGAAAACTCCCCAATCTCACTGTCCCCAACTTGGCGCTTCCCGGCCAGCGCCCACCCACCTTCTTCGAGGCCTATTTCGAGTGGATGCACACTCCACCACCTACCTGGACAGATCTCGCCTGGCTCCGTAAACAATGGGACGGCCCCTTCCTACTCAAAGGGATCCTGCACCCGGAGGACGCCCGCCGCGCGGTCGCTCTCGGCGCCGACGCGATTTCAGTCTCCAATCACGGAGGCAACAATCTCGATGGCGCCCCAGCATCCATCCGGGTCCTTCCGGTCATCGTCGAAGCCGTGGGTGGTCAGATCGAGATCCTCCTCGACGGCGGTATCCGCCGAGGTAGTGACGTGGTCAAAGCGCTCGCGCTCGGTGCCCGCGCCGTCTTGATCGGCCGCGCCTACCTGTGGGGGCTCGCTGCCAATGGCGAGGCGGGCGTGCGCAACGTGCTCGAACTCTTGCGCAGCGGTATCGACGAGACGCTCCTCGGCATCGGCAAGGCCTCCGTCCATGACCTCGGCCCCGACGACCTCGTTATCCCACCGAACTTCTCCGCTGGCCTCTCCACGACGGTGGCACATTGGCGCTGTCGCGACCCCTCTAGCCATCCCCTCCCGCTCTGA